One window of the Flavobacteriaceae bacterium YJPT1-3 genome contains the following:
- a CDS encoding winged helix-turn-helix transcriptional regulator — protein sequence MHTFNGKIYPCCTSLTMNVIGGKWKSVILFHLMDRTLRYSELRNKMETVTERSLSLQLKKLEEDGLIKRKVYHKKPPLKVEYSLTDFGKTLIPLLQSIADWGDFVVEKYGKM from the coding sequence ATGCACACATTCAATGGAAAAATATACCCGTGCTGTACCAGCCTTACAATGAATGTCATAGGCGGTAAATGGAAATCAGTCATATTATTTCACTTAATGGATAGGACTTTACGTTATAGTGAATTGAGAAATAAAATGGAAACGGTTACCGAAAGGTCTTTGAGCCTACAACTTAAAAAATTGGAAGAGGATGGTCTTATCAAAAGAAAGGTGTATCACAAAAAACCTCCGCTCAAAGTAGAATATTCTTTGACGGATTTTGGTAAAACGCTTATTCCGCTTCTGCAGTCAATTGCAGATTGGGGCGATTTTGTCGTTGAAAAATATGGCAAAATGTAA
- a CDS encoding YcxB family protein, translated as MILGLFFANQSGKFGIGIAFAILGILWFIFYPLYSKWRYKNHFRKHVEENYKNRINKPVEIDFDENSLIAKDFTSESRINGTELKELIETKDHFFIKLTTDLSLIVPKHSIENQSEFKMRVTELGAEYVDELNWKWK; from the coding sequence TTGATACTCGGACTATTCTTCGCAAACCAAAGCGGAAAATTCGGAATCGGAATTGCATTCGCAATACTTGGAATTTTATGGTTTATATTCTATCCATTGTATTCTAAATGGAGATACAAAAACCATTTTAGAAAACACGTTGAGGAAAACTATAAAAATCGAATTAACAAACCTGTGGAAATTGACTTTGACGAAAATTCTTTGATTGCCAAAGATTTTACGTCTGAAAGTAGAATAAATGGAACTGAACTCAAGGAACTGATAGAAACTAAAGACCATTTCTTTATAAAACTAACAACTGACTTGTCCCTGATTGTACCAAAACACTCAATTGAAAATCAATCGGAATTTAAAATGCGAGTGACTGAATTAGGAGCGGAATATGTTGATGAACTGAATTGGAAATGGAAATAA
- a CDS encoding putative quinol monooxygenase — translation MEKEHLTIVAKIVAKSSEKDLVKSELLKLVELTRSEKGNIQYDLHEDNLDQNIFLMYENWTNREVWQNHMETSHIEKFQIATEGAIEEFTVREMTQIE, via the coding sequence ATGGAAAAAGAACATTTAACGATTGTCGCAAAAATAGTAGCAAAGTCAAGCGAAAAAGATTTGGTCAAATCTGAACTCTTAAAACTTGTTGAACTCACACGAAGTGAAAAAGGTAATATACAATATGACCTTCACGAAGATAACCTCGACCAAAACATCTTTTTGATGTACGAGAATTGGACTAACCGAGAAGTGTGGCAAAATCATATGGAAACTTCGCACATAGAAAAATTCCAAATTGCCACGGAAGGAGCGATAGAGGAATTTACAGTCCGAGAAATGACCCAAATCGAATAA
- a CDS encoding erythromycin esterase family protein — protein sequence MYEGNRSLKRKCDPETINYELRKNIGSVWSKTREFNNISSFLLQNCNELNLIGIDSNFSMTHYDFSRFFESLKTHYAIDKDPDLNFNHFEAILNTLVTQSYDANINSEDFVLLHNYLKTISERVKNHDDEDQVLKNYMLQEIKNLDLFARAIEAGISEGSKLRDEQMANNLLWTANNYYPNEKIIVWTANFHAANKLSEAIYNEDNNFYNSFITFAENVSDNIGKDKVFTVATLSTNGNYNQFNNIS from the coding sequence ATGTATGAAGGAAACAGAAGCCTAAAAAGAAAATGTGATCCTGAAACAATCAATTATGAACTTAGGAAAAATATAGGATCAGTTTGGTCTAAAACAAGAGAATTTAATAATATCTCCAGCTTCTTACTTCAAAATTGCAACGAATTGAATTTAATAGGTATCGATAGTAACTTTTCGATGACTCATTATGATTTTTCACGATTCTTTGAAAGCTTAAAAACTCATTATGCTATTGATAAAGATCCTGATTTAAATTTCAACCACTTTGAAGCCATTTTAAATACGCTAGTTACGCAGAGTTATGACGCTAACATAAATTCTGAAGATTTTGTTCTCCTCCATAATTATTTGAAAACAATATCGGAACGTGTAAAGAATCATGATGATGAAGACCAAGTATTAAAGAATTACATGTTGCAAGAAATTAAAAATCTCGATCTTTTCGCTAGGGCAATTGAAGCTGGCATATCTGAGGGTAGTAAGCTAAGAGATGAGCAAATGGCGAACAATCTATTATGGACTGCTAATAATTACTATCCAAATGAAAAAATCATTGTTTGGACTGCTAATTTTCACGCAGCTAATAAATTAAGCGAAGCAATATATAATGAAGACAATAACTTTTATAACTCATTTATAACTTTTGCAGAAAATGTATCTGACAATATTGGAAAGGATAAGGTATTCACAGTAGCGACCTTATCAACAAATGGCAATTACAATCAATTCAACAATATTTCTTAA
- a CDS encoding zinc-binding alcohol dehydrogenase family protein, protein MKAVGYKENLAIENEDSLQNIEVSIPKATGKDLLVEVKAISVNPVDYKIRQSRTSENGEWEIIGWDASGIVKEIGEDVTLFNVGDEVWYAGELTRQGSNAQYQLVDERIVGRKPTSLSFADAAAMPLTSLTAWEMLFDRIKVEKEDSSKSILIIGAAGGVGSILVQLAKKLTKLKVIGTASRDKTRNWLKKLGVDIVLNHKNKLSEELKREALPEVDYIIGTNGTEEHFNEIVKMIDPQGKFGFIDDPKMVDATAFKPKAVSIHYELMFTRSLFNTADMIEQHHILNKISNLIDDAIIKPTTGEHFGTINSENLKRAHKLLESGKAKGKIVLEGF, encoded by the coding sequence ATGAAAGCTGTAGGCTACAAAGAAAATTTAGCGATAGAGAACGAGGATTCACTTCAAAATATAGAGGTTTCAATACCCAAAGCGACCGGAAAGGATCTTCTGGTTGAAGTCAAAGCGATATCCGTTAATCCCGTTGATTATAAGATTAGACAGAGCAGAACATCGGAAAACGGAGAATGGGAAATCATAGGTTGGGACGCTTCAGGTATCGTCAAAGAAATCGGAGAAGACGTAACGCTATTCAATGTCGGAGATGAAGTATGGTACGCTGGAGAACTGACCAGACAGGGAAGTAATGCTCAATATCAATTGGTCGATGAGAGAATCGTCGGGAGAAAGCCGACCAGTCTATCTTTCGCCGATGCGGCAGCAATGCCCTTGACATCACTAACCGCTTGGGAAATGCTATTCGATAGAATTAAGGTCGAAAAAGAAGATTCAAGTAAAAGCATCTTGATTATAGGAGCAGCAGGTGGTGTCGGTTCGATTTTAGTGCAATTGGCAAAAAAACTCACAAAACTCAAAGTAATCGGAACCGCATCCAGAGACAAGACAAGAAATTGGCTAAAGAAATTAGGAGTAGATATCGTGCTTAACCATAAAAACAAACTTAGTGAAGAACTTAAAAGAGAAGCACTTCCCGAAGTTGATTACATTATCGGTACGAATGGTACGGAGGAACACTTTAATGAAATAGTCAAGATGATTGACCCGCAGGGCAAATTCGGATTTATTGATGACCCAAAAATGGTTGATGCAACTGCCTTTAAGCCCAAAGCTGTATCCATACATTATGAACTAATGTTTACTCGGTCTTTATTCAATACGGCCGATATGATTGAGCAACATCATATTCTGAACAAAATATCTAACCTAATTGATGACGCCATAATCAAACCCACTACTGGAGAGCATTTTGGAACTATTAATTCCGAAAATCTCAAACGGGCACATAAACTTCTTGAATCAGGAAAGGCCAAAGGAAAAATAGTATTGGAAGGATTTTAA
- a CDS encoding alpha/beta hydrolase, with amino-acid sequence MTGNFIDTFRTHFKTRHTNLKSNYSIISTDFGKVRVFDTKENKPVILSVPDGPNVIEHHENLILKLSKDYRVVCFEFGGLGKSYPNSKYDYSFNKSSRLIINVMDILKIERATLCFSCSNGFYAIKTAELFPERVEHLFLSQTPSITAMVNWTDENIPSILRYPVIGQIMNSFSEKKLTKIWYKYALPKETDSSNYLQKAISSIDNGGCFCISSLVQGLEKESKSKLNVLEVPATIIWGKKDYTHRKTDNKSILEHLPNCEIIEFENCGHFPELEDTSRYVGLLKKKLN; translated from the coding sequence ATGACAGGGAATTTTATAGATACATTTAGAACCCATTTTAAAACAAGACATACTAATCTGAAGAGTAATTATTCAATTATTTCAACTGATTTCGGAAAAGTTCGGGTTTTTGATACAAAAGAAAATAAGCCTGTTATACTATCTGTTCCTGATGGACCAAATGTTATTGAACATCACGAAAATTTAATCTTAAAATTATCCAAAGATTATAGAGTAGTTTGTTTTGAATTTGGCGGACTTGGAAAATCCTATCCGAATTCAAAATATGATTATTCCTTCAACAAATCTTCTCGTCTAATTATTAACGTAATGGACATTTTAAAAATTGAACGAGCTACATTGTGTTTCTCTTGTTCAAATGGATTCTACGCAATTAAAACAGCGGAATTATTCCCTGAACGTGTTGAACATTTATTCTTATCACAAACACCATCCATTACCGCAATGGTAAATTGGACAGATGAAAACATTCCAAGCATTTTGAGATATCCAGTAATCGGTCAAATTATGAATTCTTTTTCAGAAAAAAAACTTACAAAAATTTGGTATAAATATGCATTACCAAAAGAAACGGACAGTTCAAATTATTTACAAAAAGCAATTTCTTCTATAGATAATGGTGGATGTTTTTGTATTTCGAGTCTTGTACAAGGACTTGAAAAAGAAAGTAAGTCAAAATTGAATGTTTTGGAAGTACCAGCAACAATTATTTGGGGAAAGAAAGACTACACACATAGAAAAACAGACAACAAATCGATACTTGAGCACTTACCCAATTGTGAAATAATAGAATTTGAGAATTGTGGGCATTTTCCCGAGTTGGAGGATACAAGTCGATATGTAGGATTATTGAAGAAAAAGTTAAACTGA